One Belonocnema kinseyi isolate 2016_QV_RU_SX_M_011 chromosome 6, B_treatae_v1, whole genome shotgun sequence genomic region harbors:
- the LOC117174710 gene encoding TD and POZ domain-containing protein 3-like, with protein MNNQLRVVDDEEIKGEIYLSGVTVTIHPISVQIFNVNKTNRQSIHLKEFCLTDDRNVSCLFQIDATRSNTDNICAQITFNRRPIVNQYEISLYFINDHHKLEHIQTLHTDTAKDKKTLVFSKFADKFGPGCYHNRNIINECCVLCTKISRKDIPYIFAKKPALCLPSQITDCSLLFENNALANFVIVVEDREFRVHKEILASKSSVFLAMFDSEMKEKKENKMTIEDIEADVFHEFLRYIYTNIVNELNTHAEKLFVVADKYDLSKLRLICIDELTRSLKIENAIHTLMFADRYNTNTLKERTIEFIKWHIKSIVETEDYKRLYQTKQAYLLNEIILSVI; from the coding sequence ATGAACAATCAACTGCGAGTTGTTGATGACGAGGAGATCAAAGGTGAAATTTACCTTTCTGGAGTAACGGTCACAATTCATCCAATAAGCGTGCAAATATTTAACGTTAATAAAACTAATAGACAGTCTATTCACttgaaagaattttgtttaacagACGATCGGAATGTATCGTGTCTGTTCCAAATAGATGCGACTAGATCTAATACTGATAATATTTGTGCCCAAATAACTTTTAATCGAAGGCCAATAGTTAATCAGTATGAAATATCTCTTTATTTTATCAACGATCATCACAAGCTTGAACACATTCAAACTCTACACACGGATACAGCTAAAgataaaaaaacattagttttttccaAATTCGCTGATAAATTTGGTCCGGGATGTTATCACAATCGCAATATAATAAATGAATGTTGTGTCTTGTGCACTAAAATTTCTCGAAAAGATATCCCTTATATTTTTGCAAAGAAACCAGCACTTTGTCTTCCTAGCCAAATAACAGATTGTTCTTTACTTTTCGAAAACAATGCGCTTGCTAATTTTGTAATCGTAGTCGAAGACAGGGAATTTCGAGTTCATAAAGAAATTCTTGCTTCTAAATCGTCAGTTTTTCTTGCTATGTTTGATAGTGaaatgaaagaaaagaaagaaaacaaaatgacTATTGAGGATATAGAAGCGGATGTATTTCACGAATTTTTGCGGTATATTTACACGAATATTGTAAACGAATTGAACACTCACGCCGAGAAACTTTTTGTGGTAGCTGATAAGTATGATTTGTCAAAACTAAGATTAATTTGCATCGACGAATTAACTagatctttgaaaattgaaaatgcaattcaTACACTGATGTTTGCTGATCGGTATAATACAAATACGTTAAAGGAAAGAAcgattgaatttataaaatggcATATAAAGTCTATTGTCGAGACTGAAGATTATAAGAGATTATATCAAACAAAACAAGCCTATCTACTCAATGAAATTATACTGTCCGTGATTTAA